From Loxodonta africana isolate mLoxAfr1 chromosome 2, mLoxAfr1.hap2, whole genome shotgun sequence, the proteins below share one genomic window:
- the BRIX1 gene encoding ribosome biogenesis protein BRX1 homolog isoform X1 produces MLKARLDNMNFTCTGFLIMTYSSYMELHLPTIFFLFIISNMYYVQCCSVQFADPIISGKWKNKERILIFSSRGINFRTRHLMQDLRMLMPHSKADTKMDRKDKLFVINEVCEMKNCNKCIYFEAKKKQDLYMWLSNSPHGPSAKFLVQNIHTLAELKMTGNCLKGSRPLLSFDPAFDELPHYALLKELLIQIFCTPRYHPKSQPFVDHVFTFTILDNRIWFRNFQIIEEDAALVEIGPRFVLNLIKIFQGSFGGPTLYENPHYQSPNMHRRIMRSITAVKYKEKQQVKEVQKLRKKEPKTILPHDPTADVFVIPAEEKPIEIEWVKPEPKVDLKARKKRIYKRQRKMKQKMNSGSAK; encoded by the exons ATGTTGAAAGCTAGACTTGACAATATGAATTTTACTTGTACAGGTTTCTTGATTATGACATATTCAAGTTACATGGAACTGCACTTACCaacaatcttttttttgtttatcattAGTAACATGTACTACGTACAGTGTTGCAGCGTACAATTTGCTGATCCcatcatatct GGCAAGTGGAAAAATAAGGAACGGATTCTCATCTTTTCTTCCAGAGGAATAAATTTCAGAACAAGACACTTAATGCAAGATTTAAGAATGTTGATGCCTCATTCTAAAGCAG ATACTAAAATGGATCGTAAAGATAAGTTGTTCGTGATTAATGAG GTCTGTGAAATGAAAAACTgcaataaatgtatatattttgaGGCCAAGAAAAAACAGGATCTCTATATGTG gcTTTCAAATTCACCTCATGGGCCATCTGCTAAATTCCTTGTTCAAAATA ttcATACCTTAGCTGAACTAAAGATGACTGGAAACTGTTTGAAAGGTTCTCGACCCCTTTTGTCTTTTGACCCT gcttttgATGAATTACCACATTATGCTTTGTTAAAAGAACTCTTAATTCAG ATCTTTTGTACGCCACGGTATCATCCCAAAAGCCAGCCATTTGTGGACCATGTGTTTACTTTCACCATTTTGGATAATAGGATATGGTTTCGGAACTTTCAG ATTATAGAGGAAGATGCTGCTCTTGTAGAAATAGGACCTCGTTTTGTCTTAAATCTCATAAAGATTTTCCAGGGAAGTTTTGGAGgaccaactttatatgaaaatcCTCACTACCAGTCACCAAACATG cATCGCCGTATCATGAGATCTATCACAGCTGTGAAATACAAAGAGAAACAGCAAGTGAAAGAGGTGCAGAAACTGAGAAAGAAAGAACCAAAGACTATCCTTCCACATGATCCCACTGCAGATGTTTTTGTTATACCAGCTGAGGAAAAACCGATAGAAATAGAGTGGGTAAAACCAGAGCCAAAAGTTGACttgaaagcaagaaagaaaaggatATACAAAcggcaaagaaaaatgaaacagaagatGAACAGTGGGAGTGCAAAATGA